One segment of Oscillospiraceae bacterium MB08-C2-2 DNA contains the following:
- the flhA gene encoding flagellar biosynthesis protein FlhA yields the protein MKLFINNMVSIFVILIIVMIIIPLAPFFLDFMFLLNIALSLVIMLITMYIKETLEFSVFPSMMLLTTLIRLALNVSSSRLILSKGGSAGQVIKTFGDFVIQGNAVVGFIIFAIIVLVNFLVITKGAERVAEVSARFTLDAMPGKQMAIDADLNSGLIDEAQARIRRSKIQREADFYGSMDGATKFVKGDAIASIVITVINFIGGIIIGMVTSDMSFGEVVQVYTVATIGDGLVSQIPSLLISVATGMLVTRSSAENNLNIDVSRQLLAQPNVLMIAGGVITAMLLIPGSPKAQVIILGTMLVGFGLMLQRKPVMAGAGPAADAAPLEGEEPLSEIFNEAAFYKNIDNVYGLLNVDPIEMEFGYSLVPLVDESSGGSFIDRIVMFRKQFASEYGVVIPTVRLRDNGLLNPNQYVIKLKGEEVGRGEVLVDYYLALDPGGTTGEVEGIDTVEPAYGIPGKWILEESREAAEVYGYTVIDPLSVIVTHMSEVIRRYAHELLSRQDVNQLLENTAKTNPAIVSDVIPGVIGISDLQKVLGNLLRENVSIRDMETILETIGDYGMTVKDTDLLTEYVRQRLKRTITRQYVNGNVLKVITVDQDVEQTILSSIKKNEQGTYMALEPEKVQAIVSNLMDDINRIKDIVSVPVVLTSPVVRIYLKKMLDQFNPNIVVLSFSEIDPNVQIQALANVQI from the coding sequence ATGAAGCTTTTTATTAACAACATGGTCTCAATCTTTGTCATATTGATCATTGTGATGATCATTATTCCTTTGGCTCCTTTTTTTCTCGACTTTATGTTCCTGCTGAACATTGCTCTTTCGCTGGTGATTATGCTGATCACCATGTATATAAAAGAAACCCTTGAGTTTTCAGTATTTCCCTCCATGATGCTCCTGACCACCCTGATTCGGCTGGCGCTGAACGTTTCATCCTCCCGGTTGATTCTTTCCAAAGGAGGCAGTGCCGGGCAGGTGATCAAAACCTTTGGCGATTTTGTTATTCAAGGCAACGCCGTGGTGGGTTTTATTATCTTTGCCATTATTGTGTTGGTTAACTTTTTGGTTATCACCAAGGGCGCCGAGCGTGTGGCAGAAGTTTCCGCCCGTTTCACCTTGGATGCCATGCCCGGTAAGCAGATGGCCATCGACGCCGACCTCAACTCTGGCCTGATTGATGAAGCACAGGCCAGAATCCGCCGCTCCAAGATTCAGCGGGAGGCGGATTTTTACGGCTCCATGGATGGTGCCACCAAGTTCGTTAAAGGGGATGCCATTGCCTCCATTGTGATTACAGTAATCAATTTCATTGGCGGTATTATCATCGGTATGGTCACTTCGGATATGAGCTTCGGCGAAGTGGTGCAGGTGTATACCGTTGCCACCATCGGTGATGGGCTGGTTTCGCAGATACCCTCCCTGCTGATTTCGGTTGCCACCGGTATGCTGGTGACCCGTTCTTCCGCCGAAAACAACCTGAACATCGATGTCAGCCGCCAGCTGTTGGCTCAGCCCAACGTTCTGATGATTGCGGGCGGCGTTATAACAGCCATGCTGCTGATTCCCGGCTCCCCCAAGGCGCAGGTTATTATACTGGGCACTATGCTGGTGGGTTTTGGGCTGATGCTCCAGCGCAAGCCGGTTATGGCCGGGGCCGGGCCTGCCGCCGATGCAGCCCCTCTGGAAGGGGAAGAACCACTTTCGGAGATTTTTAACGAGGCCGCCTTTTACAAAAATATCGACAATGTCTATGGCCTTCTCAATGTAGACCCTATCGAAATGGAGTTTGGCTATTCCCTTGTGCCGCTGGTGGATGAAAGCTCCGGCGGAAGCTTTATCGACCGTATCGTCATGTTCCGCAAGCAGTTCGCCTCTGAATATGGCGTGGTTATCCCCACCGTTCGCCTGCGGGATAACGGCCTGCTCAACCCCAACCAGTATGTCATCAAGCTCAAGGGTGAGGAAGTGGGCCGGGGTGAGGTGTTGGTGGATTACTATCTGGCTCTTGACCCTGGCGGCACCACCGGCGAGGTAGAGGGCATTGATACGGTGGAGCCCGCCTACGGCATCCCCGGCAAGTGGATTCTGGAGGAATCCCGGGAGGCCGCCGAGGTTTACGGCTATACCGTTATTGATCCTCTTTCGGTTATTGTCACCCATATGTCCGAGGTGATCCGGCGCTATGCTCATGAGCTGCTCAGCCGTCAGGATGTGAATCAGCTTTTAGAAAACACCGCCAAGACCAACCCAGCTATTGTTTCCGATGTGATTCCCGGCGTGATCGGGATTTCCGACCTGCAAAAGGTACTGGGCAATCTTCTTCGGGAGAATGTCTCCATCCGGGATATGGAAACCATTTTGGAAACCATCGGGGATTATGGCATGACTGTGAAGGATACCGACCTGCTCACCGAATATGTCCGCCAGCGCCTCAAGCGCACCATTACCCGCCAGTATGTCAACGGCAATGTGCTCAAGGTGATCACGGTGGATCAGGATGTGGAGCAGACCATTCTTTCCAGCATCAAGAAAAATGAGCAGGGCACCTATATGGCCTTGGAACCGGAAAAGGTGCAGGCTATTGTCAGCAACCTGATGGATGATATTAACCGCATCAAGGATATTGTATCGGTGCCGGTTGTGCTCACCTCCCCGGTGGTGCGGATTTATCTGAAAAAGATGCTGGATCAGTTCAACCCCAACATCGTGGTTCTCAGCTTTAGCGAGATTGATCCCAATGTGCAGATTCAGGCTCTTGCCAACGTGCAAATCTAA
- the fliQ gene encoding flagellar biosynthesis protein FliQ → MTNTAITEIFRDVLFTALKLCAPVLIVSVLVGLVISILQAATQVHEQTLTFAPKLVAIGLVLLLLSNWMMEQMNDLTLRIFEAIASSM, encoded by the coding sequence ATGACCAACACCGCTATAACCGAAATATTCCGGGATGTGCTTTTTACAGCTCTCAAGCTCTGCGCCCCGGTGCTGATTGTGAGTGTGCTGGTGGGGCTTGTGATTTCCATTTTGCAGGCAGCCACACAGGTTCACGAGCAGACCCTGACCTTTGCCCCCAAGCTGGTTGCAATCGGGCTGGTGCTGCTGCTGCTTTCCAATTGGATGATGGAGCAGATGAACGATCTTACTTTGCGTATATTCGAGGCAATTGCCTCCTCTATGTAA
- a CDS encoding chemotaxis protein CheD — protein sequence MATLVVGISDLKVAAAPDILVTYALGSCVGTCLLDPATRVGGLSHIMLPQSSASPSDPNVMKFADTAIPELIRQMELKGARRNRLVAKIAGGAQMFDLQNKNPMWQIGQRNVQAVLQILGQLRIPVAAQDVLANYGRTTFFDPSTGIMTVKSINKNIKEL from the coding sequence ATGGCTACATTGGTGGTAGGTATATCGGATCTGAAGGTAGCAGCCGCTCCCGATATATTGGTAACATATGCTTTGGGCTCTTGTGTTGGCACCTGCCTGTTGGACCCCGCAACCCGGGTAGGTGGTCTCAGCCATATCATGCTTCCTCAATCCTCTGCTTCCCCCAGTGACCCCAATGTAATGAAATTTGCCGATACTGCTATTCCCGAGCTGATTCGCCAGATGGAGCTGAAGGGTGCCAGACGCAACCGTTTGGTTGCAAAAATCGCTGGCGGCGCTCAGATGTTTGATTTGCAGAACAAAAATCCTATGTGGCAGATCGGCCAGCGCAATGTGCAGGCTGTTCTTCAGATTCTGGGGCAGCTCCGAATTCCCGTTGCCGCACAGGATGTGTTGGCAAACTATGGCCGGACAACCTTTTTCGATCCCTCTACCGGCATTATGACAGTGAAATCGATTAATAAAAACATCAAAGAGCTTTAA
- a CDS encoding FapA family protein, protein MNNELLDHVSLDVAAETQEEEIVYEKPAISVNISYDQMMAAVKLTKTSVFTSDPQEEDIRAALAENRVVFGIKEEAVKQLCILPIYDRAIPVAEGKKNQVGEDGRLEYLIREEKNLAPKIREDGTADFKDLGVVQNVKAGQELCRIIPPTIGEEGTSVLGEVVPGQAGRAVAPRTGKNVSLNEEGTAVIADCDGSAEVLDGKIVVLDVLRIAENVDNSTGDITFTGNVIIGGDVRPGFTVTAQNITVRGSVEGATLNAAESITISQGVNGANRGRLIAGGDIRCPYLQAATVEVKGNLYADSILYCQLNIGGNLELTGKRGSLIGGRTTVGKKAIVKNIGADFGTTTEVSMKGMYDENDPEVVELRQAILELQEEQSKVAQVLGQYRSSPGSRRGIMPIDDATRQKLQALEKASGARAAQLEGLEAKLRIVINQKEAEGRKENAIQCSNTIYPGVKIAFGPYAMAVSSHIVHSMLYVSEGEIKTGTL, encoded by the coding sequence ATGAATAACGAGTTATTGGATCATGTAAGCCTTGATGTGGCTGCAGAAACGCAGGAAGAAGAGATCGTTTATGAGAAACCGGCTATTTCTGTAAATATTTCCTACGATCAGATGATGGCAGCGGTGAAGCTGACAAAAACGAGTGTGTTTACATCCGATCCACAAGAGGAAGATATTCGGGCGGCATTGGCCGAAAACCGCGTGGTGTTTGGCATCAAGGAGGAAGCGGTCAAGCAGCTTTGCATTCTCCCTATTTATGATCGCGCTATCCCCGTTGCAGAGGGCAAAAAGAACCAGGTCGGCGAGGATGGCCGACTGGAATACCTGATTCGGGAAGAAAAAAACCTTGCCCCCAAAATTCGGGAGGACGGAACGGCGGATTTCAAGGATTTGGGTGTGGTGCAGAATGTAAAGGCCGGGCAGGAGCTTTGCCGTATTATTCCCCCCACTATCGGGGAGGAAGGCACCAGTGTTTTAGGGGAAGTTGTCCCCGGGCAGGCAGGCCGTGCAGTAGCCCCCAGAACAGGGAAAAATGTATCCCTCAATGAAGAAGGCACAGCAGTCATTGCGGATTGTGACGGCAGCGCCGAGGTGTTAGACGGCAAGATCGTGGTTTTAGATGTGCTGCGCATTGCCGAAAATGTGGATAACTCCACCGGCGATATTACCTTTACCGGCAATGTGATCATTGGTGGGGATGTGCGTCCGGGCTTTACCGTTACCGCTCAAAACATCACCGTGCGGGGCAGTGTGGAGGGAGCCACTCTAAATGCGGCAGAAAGTATTACCATATCCCAAGGGGTCAACGGAGCCAACCGGGGCAGGCTGATTGCAGGCGGTGATATTCGGTGCCCTTATTTGCAGGCTGCAACCGTGGAGGTTAAAGGAAATCTTTATGCAGATTCCATCCTCTATTGCCAGTTGAACATAGGGGGGAATCTGGAACTTACCGGAAAGCGGGGCAGCTTGATTGGAGGCCGCACCACTGTGGGTAAAAAGGCTATAGTTAAAAACATCGGGGCGGATTTCGGCACAACCACTGAGGTGTCCATGAAGGGCATGTACGATGAAAATGATCCCGAGGTAGTGGAGCTGCGCCAAGCCATTCTGGAGCTGCAGGAGGAGCAATCCAAGGTGGCTCAGGTGCTGGGCCAGTATCGCTCCTCCCCCGGTTCCCGGCGTGGGATTATGCCCATAGACGATGCAACCCGCCAAAAGCTGCAGGCTTTGGAAAAGGCCAGCGGGGCCAGAGCGGCCCAACTGGAGGGCTTGGAGGCAAAACTCAGAATAGTGATCAATCAGAAGGAAGCAGAAGGCCGGAAGGAAAACGCCATTCAGTGCTCCAACACCATCTATCCGGGGGTTAAAATCGCCTTTGGGCCTTATGCGATGGCGGTTTCCTCCCATATCGTTCATTCTATGCTGTATGTATCCGAGGGCGAAATTAAAACAGGCACCCTGTAA
- a CDS encoding flagellar hook-basal body protein — MIRGFHTAATGLSTHQNHLNIVANNISNANTVGFKAMNASFQDLVYQSLERVEGLPEAQVGHGVKIAKSDVVMEQGPLQPTERKLDFALTNSGQFFAVRNPESDEIRYTHAGNFIISNDSDTLYLATASGDRVLDEDGSDIELQYNEEGQLDFSEFNLGVFHFANPYALELAGSNSFRAPELAGEAVAVEDPEYKQGYLEGSSVAVSDEMVKMIEASKAFSFNSRMVQVADEVEQVVNSLR, encoded by the coding sequence ATGATAAGAGGCTTTCACACCGCCGCCACTGGCCTTTCCACTCACCAGAATCATTTGAACATTGTGGCCAACAATATATCCAACGCCAACACCGTGGGCTTTAAAGCCATGAATGCCAGCTTTCAGGATTTGGTTTACCAGAGCCTTGAGCGGGTGGAGGGGCTTCCGGAGGCGCAGGTGGGCCACGGCGTTAAAATAGCCAAAAGCGATGTTGTCATGGAGCAGGGTCCGCTCCAGCCCACTGAGCGTAAGCTGGATTTTGCTCTGACCAACAGCGGCCAGTTTTTTGCTGTGCGCAACCCGGAATCGGATGAAATCCGCTATACCCATGCAGGCAATTTTATTATCAGCAACGACAGCGATACGCTCTATCTGGCCACTGCTTCCGGCGATCGTGTGCTGGATGAAGATGGTTCGGATATTGAGCTGCAATACAATGAAGAAGGGCAGCTGGATTTTTCCGAGTTCAATCTGGGCGTTTTCCACTTTGCCAATCCTTATGCCTTGGAACTGGCAGGCTCCAATTCCTTTAGAGCGCCCGAGCTGGCCGGTGAGGCCGTGGCTGTGGAAGATCCGGAGTATAAGCAAGGCTATCTGGAAGGCTCCAGTGTGGCTGTTTCGGACGAAATGGTTAAAATGATCGAGGCTTCCAAAGCTTTCAGCTTTAATTCCCGCATGGTTCAGGTGGCCGATGAGGTTGAGCAGGTGGTTAACTCTCTGCGTTAG
- a CDS encoding flagellar hook-basal body protein codes for MVRGFYTAASGLLTQQKRLNTYSDNIANVGTAGYKKDNLVTGTFGEHLMNRMNSYSTSTLHPIGPSVYGQNVADSYTDYTQGSLESTGRHLDAAISGAGFFVVNVGDEERLTRNGQFTLDEEGYLALQGLGRVQGESGDIQLTSGEITISRDGTVFLPPEEEGDDYTEVGRLRLVLPVDYDAMRKTTDGTYISPEFAQLEEGYPTDILQFSREKSNVDLGEEMTRLISSQRSLQSASQIVKMYDQLNEKTNSQIGRV; via the coding sequence ATGGTAAGAGGCTTTTATACAGCGGCATCCGGCTTGCTGACACAGCAAAAACGGCTCAATACCTATTCAGATAACATCGCCAATGTGGGAACCGCCGGTTACAAAAAGGATAATCTGGTTACCGGAACCTTTGGCGAGCACCTGATGAACCGGATGAACAGCTACAGCACCTCCACCCTGCACCCCATCGGCCCCAGTGTTTATGGCCAGAACGTGGCGGATAGCTACACCGATTATACCCAAGGGAGCCTTGAATCCACCGGGCGCCATTTGGATGCGGCCATCAGTGGGGCAGGCTTCTTTGTGGTGAATGTGGGGGATGAGGAGCGCCTTACCCGCAACGGCCAGTTTACCTTGGATGAAGAAGGCTATCTTGCCCTGCAAGGCCTTGGCCGGGTGCAGGGAGAATCCGGGGATATCCAGCTGACCAGCGGTGAAATCACCATTTCCCGGGATGGAACCGTCTTTTTGCCTCCCGAAGAAGAAGGCGACGATTACACAGAGGTAGGCCGCCTGCGGCTGGTTCTGCCTGTGGATTACGATGCCATGCGCAAAACCACCGACGGCACCTATATTTCCCCTGAGTTTGCCCAGCTTGAGGAGGGGTATCCCACCGATATCCTCCAGTTCAGCCGGGAAAAATCCAACGTGGATTTGGGTGAGGAAATGACCCGCTTGATTTCCAGCCAGCGGAGCCTGCAATCCGCCAGCCAGATTGTAAAAATGTATGATCAGCTCAACGAAAAGACCAACAGCCAGATCGGCCGGGTATAG
- a CDS encoding chemotaxis protein CheC, translating into MTGSYEDLNAIHMDVLKEIGNIGAGNAATSLSQLLNQPIDMTLPQVNLVGFNECAEAVGGAEALTYGVLVSLDGDISGMIMFLLDVSFAHLMLNILLGESFVNFEDMNEMSLSAIKEVGNILSAAYVRSISELTGLHIDMSIPDVSIDMAGALLSVPIIKFGSIGDKVLFIEESFESGQESVQCNMILFAEMESLNLILQKLGLM; encoded by the coding sequence ATGACGGGTTCTTATGAAGATTTAAATGCAATACATATGGATGTGCTCAAGGAAATCGGCAACATCGGCGCCGGTAATGCGGCAACTTCGCTTTCTCAGCTTTTGAATCAGCCCATTGATATGACTCTTCCCCAAGTGAATCTGGTGGGCTTTAATGAATGTGCCGAGGCTGTGGGTGGGGCAGAGGCCCTGACCTACGGTGTGCTGGTCAGTCTGGATGGCGATATTTCAGGCATGATCATGTTTTTGCTGGATGTGAGCTTCGCCCATCTGATGCTGAATATTCTATTGGGTGAAAGCTTTGTTAACTTTGAAGATATGAATGAAATGTCGCTCTCTGCTATCAAAGAGGTGGGGAACATTCTTTCAGCGGCTTATGTCCGTTCCATATCCGAGTTAACCGGGCTGCATATTGATATGTCGATCCCGGATGTTTCCATCGATATGGCGGGTGCTCTGCTCAGTGTGCCGATCATTAAATTCGGCAGCATTGGCGATAAGGTGCTCTTTATTGAAGAAAGCTTTGAGAGCGGTCAGGAAAGTGTTCAATGCAATATGATTCTATTTGCGGAGATGGAATCGCTGAATTTAATACTGCAAAAACTGGGGCTTATGTAG
- a CDS encoding flagellar biosynthetic protein FliO → MNALGLTDILALLGSGILIVLLLVATYYASRWYAKRIGRVSGGHYIKVVDQAGLAPGSSLMIVEIQGSYYLLGISDKNMQLITRLEDFTPDAPTGPQGAFPYGESFRELLSKAGFTGKGRNSKDNGDS, encoded by the coding sequence ATGAACGCCTTGGGTTTAACCGATATACTGGCCCTGCTGGGCTCGGGTATTTTGATTGTGCTGTTGCTGGTGGCCACCTATTATGCCAGCCGCTGGTATGCAAAGCGTATTGGGCGGGTTTCCGGCGGCCACTATATAAAGGTTGTGGATCAGGCCGGTCTTGCGCCGGGCTCCAGCTTGATGATTGTGGAAATTCAAGGAAGCTATTACCTGTTGGGGATTAGTGATAAGAATATGCAGCTGATCACCCGGCTGGAGGATTTTACACCCGATGCCCCTACCGGGCCTCAGGGAGCCTTCCCTTATGGAGAAAGCTTCCGTGAGCTTCTTAGCAAGGCAGGCTTTACGGGTAAAGGGCGAAATTCCAAAGATAACGGTGACTCATAA
- a CDS encoding FliA/WhiG family RNA polymerase sigma factor produces MAVQTAVEQEKTGVTLEMWERFMQTGDTSLRNDIVLHYSNLVKVIALQMRGIYKNYAQLDDVVNQGIIALIDAVEKYDPGRNIKFETFASIKVRGSIIDFIRAQDWIPRKLRKMSKDLDAATDTLYSQMGRQPTNHELAHHMGITVEQIDRILEQTYNFNLLSYEDVVWQRMSSVGGDRLEDSTSAESPEGNLMEEELRQQLGEAVDSLNDRERTVISLYYYERLKLKEIAEVLGVSESRVCQIHSAAINKMRKRMRDYITE; encoded by the coding sequence GTGGCTGTACAGACCGCCGTGGAGCAGGAAAAAACAGGCGTAACCCTGGAAATGTGGGAGCGGTTTATGCAGACAGGCGATACCAGCCTGCGCAACGACATTGTTTTGCATTACTCCAATTTGGTCAAGGTGATTGCTCTCCAAATGCGAGGCATTTATAAAAATTACGCCCAGCTGGATGATGTGGTGAACCAAGGCATCATCGCTCTCATCGACGCTGTGGAAAAATACGACCCCGGCCGCAACATTAAGTTTGAAACCTTTGCCTCCATCAAGGTTCGGGGCTCGATCATTGATTTTATCCGGGCGCAGGATTGGATACCCCGCAAGCTGCGCAAAATGTCCAAGGATTTGGATGCAGCTACAGACACCCTTTATTCCCAGATGGGGCGGCAGCCCACCAATCATGAGCTGGCTCACCATATGGGCATCACTGTGGAGCAAATTGACCGTATTTTGGAACAAACCTATAATTTTAACCTTCTTTCTTATGAAGATGTAGTCTGGCAGAGAATGTCCTCTGTAGGCGGCGACCGGCTGGAGGATAGCACCTCCGCCGAATCCCCGGAGGGCAACCTGATGGAAGAAGAGCTGCGCCAGCAGCTTGGTGAGGCAGTTGATAGCCTCAACGACCGGGAAAGAACCGTTATCTCCCTTTATTATTACGAACGCTTGAAACTGAAAGAAATCGCCGAGGTGCTGGGGGTCAGCGAATCCCGTGTCTGCCAAATCCATTCGGCTGCTATCAACAAAATGAGAAAACGTATGCGGGATTATATCACCGAATAA
- the flhB gene encoding flagellar biosynthesis protein FlhB — MPNNEGGEKTEKASPKKRQDERKKGNIFMSKDIPAVVGILISFYMMKAFFGSFFDQLQDQYIRQIRRAAEMEFLDIETVGLMGREVALLIGTTLLPAMLVIMVVAVLSVGAQTKFIFSGETMKFKMDRLNPLQGIKRMISLKGVVELLKSLIKIMVLAWLLYGSVQQVIEILPAMMDWEVLQGMSYTGQQILSMVISAAIAFGAIAVLDYLYQRWEYEKGIMMTKHEVKMEYKQMEGDPQIKGKIREKQREFANKRMMQQVKEADVIVRNPTHFAVALKYSIETDIAPRVLAKGQDIVALRIVEEAAKYNIPAVENKPLARGLYESAEVDETIPAEFFQAVAELLAWLYNSKDKESVKR; from the coding sequence GTGCCAAACAACGAGGGCGGTGAAAAAACCGAAAAAGCCAGCCCCAAAAAGCGGCAGGACGAACGCAAAAAGGGTAATATCTTTATGAGCAAGGATATTCCCGCAGTGGTTGGCATTCTCATTTCCTTTTATATGATGAAGGCTTTTTTTGGCTCCTTTTTTGATCAGCTTCAGGATCAGTATATCCGGCAAATTCGCCGGGCCGCTGAGATGGAGTTTCTGGATATTGAAACGGTGGGCCTGATGGGCCGGGAGGTAGCGCTGCTCATTGGAACCACTCTGCTGCCGGCTATGCTGGTGATTATGGTGGTGGCGGTTCTTTCGGTGGGCGCTCAGACAAAGTTTATTTTTTCCGGCGAGACCATGAAGTTTAAGATGGATCGGCTCAACCCTTTGCAAGGCATCAAACGGATGATTTCTCTCAAAGGGGTGGTGGAGCTGCTCAAATCCCTGATCAAGATCATGGTTCTGGCTTGGCTCCTGTATGGAAGTGTACAGCAGGTTATCGAGATTTTGCCCGCCATGATGGATTGGGAAGTGCTTCAGGGGATGAGCTACACCGGGCAGCAGATTCTTTCCATGGTGATTTCGGCAGCAATTGCCTTTGGTGCCATTGCGGTTCTGGATTATCTTTACCAGCGGTGGGAATACGAAAAAGGCATTATGATGACCAAGCACGAAGTGAAAATGGAATACAAGCAAATGGAAGGTGATCCCCAGATTAAAGGGAAAATTCGTGAAAAACAGCGTGAATTTGCAAACAAGCGCATGATGCAGCAGGTCAAGGAGGCGGATGTCATTGTCCGTAACCCCACCCACTTTGCTGTGGCGCTGAAATATAGCATTGAAACCGACATTGCCCCCCGTGTGCTGGCCAAAGGGCAGGATATTGTGGCCCTGCGCATAGTGGAGGAGGCAGCTAAATACAACATTCCGGCGGTGGAAAATAAACCCTTGGCCCGGGGGCTCTATGAATCGGCCGAGGTGGATGAAACGATCCCCGCAGAGTTCTTTCAGGCGGTAGCGGAGCTGCTGGCTTGGCTATACAATTCGAAGGATAAGGAATCAGTGAAAAGATGA
- a CDS encoding flagellar biosynthetic protein FliR has product MNINLDLVLLFVLITIRMLGMFVFSPIFGRTNVPTMVTAGASFFLGLLLVNVVAMPNLGDPNLLEFFLLVVKELAVGLLAGFVLRMFLSVLIVGGEILDMQIGVSMSKVFDPSSNSSVSLSATMLNILFILGFFTSNSHLTLIHMTALTFRVIPIGITGINWEVGQYLAELLSTVLLFAIQLCMPMVVLEVIVTMAVGIMMRVVPQINVFVVNIQLKLLVGFYSMIFLVPAFSAFIENMMAVCMEKIQLAWGYLA; this is encoded by the coding sequence GTGAATATCAATCTTGATCTGGTTCTTCTGTTTGTGCTTATTACCATCCGAATGTTGGGGATGTTTGTTTTCAGCCCCATCTTCGGGCGTACCAATGTTCCCACCATGGTTACAGCGGGAGCCAGTTTTTTTCTGGGGTTGCTGCTGGTAAATGTGGTGGCGATGCCCAATCTGGGTGACCCCAACCTGCTGGAATTCTTTTTGCTGGTGGTCAAGGAATTGGCTGTGGGACTGCTTGCCGGCTTTGTGCTGCGGATGTTCCTTTCGGTGCTGATTGTGGGCGGCGAAATTCTGGATATGCAGATTGGTGTATCCATGTCCAAGGTGTTTGACCCCAGCAGCAACAGCTCGGTTTCTCTCAGCGCCACGATGCTGAACATCCTGTTTATCCTTGGCTTTTTTACCAGCAACAGTCACCTGACCTTAATTCACATGACAGCCCTGACTTTTCGGGTTATTCCCATCGGCATCACCGGCATCAATTGGGAGGTGGGGCAGTATCTGGCGGAGCTGCTTTCCACGGTGCTGCTTTTTGCCATTCAGCTTTGCATGCCCATGGTGGTGCTGGAGGTCATTGTGACCATGGCAGTGGGCATTATGATGCGGGTTGTGCCGCAGATCAACGTGTTTGTAGTCAACATCCAGCTCAAGCTGCTGGTGGGCTTTTATTCTATGATTTTCTTGGTTCCCGCTTTCAGCGCTTTTATTGAAAATATGATGGCTGTCTGTATGGAGAAAATTCAGCTGGCATGGGGCTATCTGGCATAA
- the fliP gene encoding flagellar type III secretion system pore protein FliP (The bacterial flagellar biogenesis protein FliP forms a type III secretion system (T3SS)-type pore required for flagellar assembly.), which yields MKKIKGKWLAALLVALLLICGLGISVLAAVGPTQPQAPTAPEVPEQVGEAEPGINVSINGKSSDSVKIILLMTLLTLLPSILIMMTCFTRIIIVFSLLRNALGLQQTPPNQVLIGLALFLTLFIMNPVISQVNETAFQPYNAGELTTQEFLDTAKGPLRDFMLKQTDTKDMNMFLNLAGRDRPGTVEEYGMDVVIPAFITSEIKRAFIIGFLLFIPFLVIDIVVSSALMSMGMVMLPPVSISLPFKLLLFITVDGWGLLIKALVSSYNP from the coding sequence ATGAAGAAAATCAAAGGAAAATGGTTGGCTGCCCTTTTGGTGGCACTCCTGCTGATTTGCGGGCTTGGCATCAGTGTGCTGGCGGCCGTTGGCCCCACCCAGCCTCAGGCTCCCACGGCGCCGGAGGTTCCCGAACAGGTGGGGGAGGCGGAGCCGGGCATTAATGTCAGCATCAATGGAAAAAGCTCCGATTCGGTAAAAATCATCCTGCTGATGACTTTGCTGACTCTGCTGCCCTCCATTCTGATTATGATGACCTGCTTCACCCGAATCATCATTGTATTTTCGCTGCTGCGAAACGCCTTGGGTCTCCAGCAGACCCCACCCAATCAGGTGCTGATCGGCTTGGCGTTGTTTTTGACTTTGTTCATTATGAACCCTGTTATCTCCCAGGTGAATGAAACCGCCTTCCAGCCCTACAATGCAGGGGAATTGACCACCCAGGAGTTTCTGGATACGGCCAAAGGCCCCCTGCGTGATTTTATGCTTAAACAAACCGATACCAAGGATATGAACATGTTCCTCAATCTGGCGGGCCGGGATCGCCCCGGCACCGTGGAGGAATATGGCATGGATGTGGTCATACCAGCCTTTATTACCAGTGAGATCAAGCGGGCCTTTATTATCGGGTTCCTTCTCTTCATACCCTTTTTGGTGATTGATATTGTGGTTTCCAGTGCACTGATGTCCATGGGTATGGTTATGCTTCCGCCGGTTTCCATCTCTTTGCCTTTTAAGCTGCTGCTGTTTATCACGGTGGATGGGTGGGGGCTTCTGATCAAGGCCCTTGTTTCCAGCTACAACCCCTGA